The region GGGGGGGAGTTCGTTACATCCTGGGTCAACGAGGCACACGAGCCTCCAACAATGTGAGAAAGAGGTTGAAAGAATGACTACCATCGATTGCAGGAACCTGGCCTGCCCGGCCCCGGTGATTACCGTGAAGAAGGCGCTGGCGGAACAGACGGAGCTGAGGGTACTCCTGGACGACGGCGCACCGCGGGAGAACGTCACCCGCTTTGCCCGCAACCGCGGCTGCCAGGTGAGCGAGGAACGCGACGGCAACGGCTGGGCCCTGACCATCACCGGTGGCGGCGAACCGGCACCAAAACCGGCGACGGCCGCCGCCACCGGCGAACGGGTGCTGTTGATCACCTCCGACCGCCTGGGGGACGGCCCGGAGGAATTGGGGCGCCTGCTGATGAAAAACTTCATCCACACCCTGCTGGAGACGAGCGAACTCCCGGCGCGCATGCTCTTCCTCAACACCGGGGTATTCCTTACCACGGAAGGGTCGGATCTGCTGGAGGCGCTGGAAAAACTGGGGGGCATGGGGGTGGAAATCCTCTCCTGCGGCCTCTGCCTCGACTTCTTCAAACTCAAGGACAAACTGAAGGCCGGAGGCACCACCAACATGCTTACCACCGCAGAAAGCCTGCTTTCGGCAGGACAGGCAATACGGCTTTAAAAACAAATAGTTCTTGACAGTTCTCCAAAGGCTACTTTATAGTAAACCCCTTTTGGAATATTCCGTACCATGAGACGACGCAACGACGATGTTTGACAGCCTTTCGGAAAAACTTGAATCGGTCTTCAAAAAGCTCCGCGGCCAGGGGGTAATGACCGAGGAGAACATCAAGGAGGCGCTGCGGGAAGTCCGCCTGGCGCTCCTTGAGGCCGACGTCAACTTCAAGGTCGTCAAGGACTTCGTCGAGAGCGTGCGCGTCAAGGCGGTCGGCACCGAAGTCGTGCAGAGCCTGACGCCCGGCCAGCAGGTCATCAAGATCGTCCATGACGAGCTGGTGGCCGTCATGGGCGGCAACGAGGACAATGGCCTCAACCTGGCGGCCAAACCGCCGGTGGCGATCATGATGGTCGGCCTCCAGGGGGCGGGTAAGACCACCACCTGCGGCAAGCTGGGCCGGCACCTGAAAAACCTGAAACGCCGCCCATTGCTGGTTCCGGCGGATATTTACCGGCCGGCGGCCATCGAGCAGCTTACCACCGTCGGCAGGCAGCTCGGCCTTGAGGTGTTCCCCTCCTCGGCCGACCGGAAACCGGTGGACATCTGTGCGGACGCCATGCGTTTCGCCGAACTGAACGGCTTCGACACGGTTATCCTCGATACGGCCGGCAGGCACCAGATCGACGATTTCCTGATGAACGAACTGGCCGAGATCAAGGCCTCCGTTTCGCCGCTGGAAATCCTCTTCGTAGCCGACGCCATGACCGGCCAGGAGGCCGTCAACGTTGCCGGCGGCTTCAACGAGCGGCTGGACATCACCGGCGTGGTCCTCACCAAGCTGGATGGCGACGCCAAAGGTGGCGCCGCCCTTTCCGTCAAGGCGGTCACCGGCAAGCCGGTCAAATTCGTCGGCCTGGGGGAAAAACTCGACGCCCTGGAGGTCTTCCACGCCGATCGCCTCGTGTCGCGCATCCTGGGCATGGGCGATGTCCTCACGCTGGTGGAGAAGGCCCAGTCGGTCTTTGACGAAAAAGAGGCGGCCCGGCTCCAGCAGAAACTGAAGAAAAGCCAGTTCGACCTGGAAGATTTCCTGGCCCAGCTCCAGCAGATCAAGAAGATGGGCTCACTGGAATCGCTCATGGGGATGATCCCCGGCATGGGCAAAATGATGAAGCAGATGCAGGGGGCTCAGCCCAGCGAGAACGAGATGAAGCGGATCGAGGCCATCATCCGTTCCATGACGCCGGGAGAGAGGGCCAACCACGGCATCATCAACGGCAGTCGGCGCCTGCGCATCGCCAAGGGGAGCGGCACCACCGTGCAGGAGGTCAACCAGCTGCTCAAACGCTTCACCGAGGCGCAAAAGGTTGTGAAACAGCTCCAGAAACTCGGCCCCAAGGGGCTCCTCAAGGGTATGGGGGGGCTTGGCAGGGGCATGCTTCCGTTCGGCTAGACACCATACCGCATTAACGGTTTTACTTAAACTTCGCAGAAGGAAAGAATCAGGAGGATTCAGATGGCAATCAAGATCAGGCTTGCACGCGCAGGCGCAAAGAAAAGACCTTTCTACCAGGTGGTTGTGGCCGATGAGCGCTGCCGCAGGGATGGACGTTTCATTGAGAATGTGGGAACCTACGACCCTACCAAGAATCCGGCGGCCGTCAAGCTGAACGCGGAAAAGGCCCAGGCCTGGCTTGAAAAGGGCGCACAACCGACCGACACCGTTCGCCAGCTTCTCAAGAATGCCGGCATTCTGGACAAGGCGGCGGCTCCGACGGCATAGCGAGTGTATCCACCCCGGTCCGCCGGCGATTCTACATGAGCAGAGGATACCGACATGAAAGCACTTGTTGAAACCATCGCAAAGGCATTGGTTGACGATCCGACTCAGGTCAAGGCGGCCGAGGAAACGGAAGAGGACACCCTGGTCATCAAACTGACCGTCGCCAAAGAGGACATGGGGCGTATCATCGGCAAGGAAGGCCGCACTGCCAAAGCGATCCGCACGATCCTCAACGCCGTGTCCACCAAGGACAACAAGAAAGCTATCCTCAAAATCGTAGAATAATGGGCGATCCGGACGAACTGATTACCGTGGGCAAGATCAGCGGGACCCATGGGATCAAGGGGCATCTCAAGGTCTACTCCTATTCGGGCAACCTCGAGAGCCTGGGCGCTGCACGGATCATCACCCTGAGAAGCCCCGACGGCGCGACCCTACGGGAATTCGGCATCAAGGGAGTAAAGCCGCACAGTGCCGGCTTCATCCTCGGCCTGAAGGATTTCGACAGTATCGACCAGGCCCTTCCCCTGGTGGGCAGCGAGTTGTGCCTCCGGCGCAGCCAGTTGCCGGAACCGGAAGATGACGAGTATTACTGGTGCGACCTGCTCGGCCTCCGGGTCGTGACCGACACCGGGGTCGAACTCGGCACGCTGGCCGACATCTTCGAGACCGGAAGCAACGACGTCTACGTGGTGCGCAAGGACAAGCAGGAGTACCTGATCCCGGCGGTGGCCTCCGTCGTCAGGTCCGTTGACCTGGCGGGCGGCACCATGGTCATCACTCCGCTGGACGGGCTTCTGGATTTATGATTTTCGATATATTGACCCTCTTCCCCGGGATGTTCGCCGGTCCGTTCGACGAGAGCATCATCAGGAGAGGGAAAGATAAGCAGCTCATTGAGATTGGCTTGCACAACATCCGCGACTGGGCCGTTGACCGGCACCAGACCGCCGATGACGCCCCCTATGGCGGCGGCGCCGGCATGGTCATGAAGGTGGAGCCGCTGGCCGCCTGCATCGAAACGGTCAAGGCCCGCCGACCCACCTCGACGGTGGTGATGACCTCCCCCCAGGGGCGGCGCCTCACCCACCAGGTGGCTGCGGAACTGGCCGGACGCGACGGCCTGATCATCATCTGCGGCCGCTACGAAGGGATCGACGAACGCATCCGGCAGTTGTACGTGGAAGACGACATCTCGTTGGGCGACTACGTTCTTTCCGGCGGCGAGATCGCCGCCATGGCCATCGTGGATGCCGTGACGCGGCTGGTGCCCGGCGTGCTCGGCAGCGACGAATCGGCTGAGACCGATTCGTTCTGCGACGGTCTTCTGGAATACCCCCAGTACACGCGCCCACCGGCATTCGGCGGCATCAGCGTGCCGGAGGTACTCCTGTCCGGCAACCACGAGCTGATCAGGAAATGGCGACGGCGCGAATCGTTGCGCAAGACGCGCTCGCTCAGGCCGGACCTGCTGGAGGGAATCGCCCTGAACAAGGAAGACCGCGCACTGCTGGCCGAGATCCAACGGGAAGAGGGCGCCTGTGGCTGCTGACAGGCACAACCTGGCCATAGCGCTGCTGCACCACCCGGTGTACAACAAGCGCCGCGAGGTGGTGACCACCGCCCTGACCAACCTGGACCTGCACGATATCGCCCGTTCATCGCGCACCTTTGGCCTGGAGCGCTTCTATATCGTGACCCCGTCCGCCGAACAGCGCAACCTGGCGGAGCGGATCACCGGCCACTGGCAGGAAGGATGGGGCGCGGACTACAACCCGGACCGTCGCGAGGCGCTCGGCATCGTCAGGATCTGCACGGATCTGGAAGCCGCCATACGCGATCTCCAGGCCGGCTTTGCCAAGCCGGTCAAGACGATCATCACCGGGGCGGCACGGCGGCCGGACAGCATTACCTTTCCGGCTTTCCGACGGATGCTGAACGAGGCCGACCAACCGCACCTGCTTTTGCTGGGTACCGGCTGGGGCCTGACGGATGAATGCTTTATCGCGGCAGACCACGTCCTTGAACCCATTGCGGGCACAGGAGCTTACAATCACCTCTCGGTCCGTTCGGCGGCGGCCATCATGCTCGACCGCCTGAGGGGAACACAACAAGAGGCACTTTAACAGGAAGCAGATACATAGAGGAGGAAGGCACTCATGAACACCATCGATATTCTGGAATTCGAACAGATGAAGAAAAACATCCCCCCCTTCAAGGTCGGGGATACGGTCAAGGTACAGGTTGCGATCGTCGAAGGCGACAAACGTCGTCTCCAGGCCTATCAGGGCGTGGTGATCGCCCGTCAGAACGGCGGCATTCGCGAGTCCTTCACGGTCCGCAAGATCTCCAACGGCATCGGCGTGGAGAGGGTGTTCCCGCTCCACTCCCCCAGCATCGAGGCCATCGAGATCGTGACCCGCGGCCATGTCCGCCGCGCCAAGCTGTACTACCTGCGCAAACTGCGCGGCAAGGCGGCCCGCATCCGCGAGAAGAAATACATCGCCGAAGCCTGAGAAGAACCGAAAAAGCCCCGCTCAGCGGGGCTTTTTCGGTTCAGGGACCGACCATGCGCCAAACGGAACTCTTCGCCTCCCCCCCCTGGACACCCTGGCATTGGAGCAGCACGCCTGCAGCCGGGGCTTTGCCCTGGTCGCCGGCGTGGACGAGGCCGGGCGCGGTCCCCTGGCCGGCCCCGTGGTTGCTGCGGCGGTCATCCTCCCCGAAGGGCTGCGCATCCCCGGGGTCGATGACTCGAAAAAACTCTCGCCGGAGACCCGCGAACGCCTTTTCGACGTCATCCAGTCCCAGGCCCTGGCCATCGGCGTCGGCATGGGCAGCCCGGAGCTCATCGACCGCATCAATATCCTGCAGGCCACCCGGCACGCCATGCTGGAAGCGGTGTCCGCCCTGTCCCCCCTGCCCGATTTCATTCTGATCGACGGGATCACCCCGATCGACTCCGTCATCCCCCAGCAGACCGTCAAAAAAGGGGACTCCCTCAGCCTCTCCATCGCCGCCGCCTCGATCATCGCCAAGGTCACCCGCGACCGCCTGATGCGCGAACTTGACGCCGTGCATCCCGGCTACGGCTTTGCCGGGCACAAGGGGTACGGCAGCGCCGCCCACCTTGCGGCGATCCGCCGGCTCGGCCCATCACCGGTCCACCGCCTGAGCTTCGGCGGGGTAAAGGAACACGTCCCATGTCCCTCTTCCTGATCACCTTCCTGAGCCTCTACGGCGGCATGCACGCCTACGCCTTCGTCCGGCTGCGCGGCGCCTTCCTGCCGAGCCACCCCCTCACCCTGGCCCTGGCGGCATGGATGGTCCTGATGACCGTCGCCCCCCTGCTGGTACGCCTGGCCGAAAGCGCCGGCCTGGAACGGGGCGCCCTTTTTCTGGCATGGCCCGGCTACACCTGGATGGGGGTGATCTTCATCTTCGTCGCCACCCTGCTGGCATGCGACGCGCTCCGACTGTTCGCCTGGCTGTCGCACCGCCTCTGGGGGACCGCCACCCCGGGATTCCTGAGCGCGACCGCCACCTGCGCCGCCGCCCTGGCGGTCGCGTTCCTTGCCAGCGCCTACGCCTTCTACGACGCCCGGCGCATCAGGACCGACCAGGTGACGGTGACCACCGCCAAGCTTCCGCCGTCGGCCGGCCGGATCAGGATTGTGCAGATCTCCGATGTCCACATTGGACTCCTGTTCCGCGAGTCCCGGCTGAACGGCATCCTGGCGGCCGTCCGCGCCGCCCGGCCCGACGTTCTGGTCTCCACCGGCGATCTGGTGGACGGCAGGCTCTCCCGGGAGGACGTCATGTCGCACCAGAACAGGCTGGCGGCCATACTGGCGTCGGTCGCGACCCCGGGCGGAAAATACGCCGTGACCGGCAACCACGAATTCTACGCCGGCCTGGACCAGGCGCTTGCCTTCACCCGCACGGCCGGCTTTACCGTGCTCCGCAACCAGGCGGCCCCCCTGCCCAACGGCATCACCGTCGCCGGGATCGACGATCCGGCCAGCCGGCGCGTGGGGGGTTCCGCCCCGCCCCTTTCGGAACAGGCGCTGCTGCAATCCGTCCCCAGGGACCGTTTTTGCCTGCTGCTCAAGCATCGGCCGGATGTACCGGCCGCCAGCGACGGTCTTTTCGACCTGCAGCTGTCGGGGCATGTCCACAAGGGGCAGATATTTCCCTTCAACCTGCTGGTGCGCCTCCAGTACCCCATCCCCTGCGGAACCACCGCCACCGCGAAAAAGTCCCTCATCCACGTCTCCCGCGGCAGCGGCACCTGGGGTCCGCCGCTGCGCCTGCTGGCACCTCCCGAGGTCACCGTCATCGACATCGTGCCCCAAGGGGCGCAGAGCCCTCCGTAGGGTGGTTTCGTCCGCCCCCTGCCCTCCCCCTGTGGTGACGCCGCGCCGGGGGGCAAAACGGGGCCGGCACGGAAAACCCATTGATTTCTCGGACTTGATACGTGTAAAGTACGGGGCAATCAGACCTGTCTCCTGTGAGGGCCCCATGACCCAAGCAAACACCATCAGCCCGGCCACAGTCCCCCCCATGGAAAGCACGGGGCTCATTTCGGCGCTTCTGCTGAAAGACGGCGTCATCGACGAGCGGCAACTCTCCTATGCCACCAGGGTCCGTTCCAAGCTCAGCACCCCCCGGACCATGATGGACACCCTCCTGGACCTGGGCTACGTAACCCAGGAGCAGCTCCAGAAAACCCTGCGCAGCAACCAGATGAACATCCGCCTCGGCGACCTCCTGGTGGAGCTGGGGTATCTGCGGCAGGCAGACCTCCAGCAGGCCCTGGGGATACAAAAAGAGTACCTGGGCAAAAAGCGGTTGGGGGAGATCCTGGTGGAACGGGGCTTCATCGAGGAGCGCCGGCTGCTGGAAACCCTCGCCTACCAGCTCGGCTACCCCCTCATCGAGTTGAGCTTCGTCACCCTCGACCGTTCCCTGCTTGCCACCATACCGCTCAACGTCTGCCGGGAACACAAATTCGTGCCGGTCAGGCGCGAAGGCGACGACATTGTCCTGGCCTTCTCCGACCCCCTCGACCAGAAAGCCCAGGATGCGGCCCGGAAGATTCTGGGACAGGGTCTCAAGATCGCCATCGCCCCCCGGGAGTCGATCCTGGAGAATCTGGCCGCCCTGGAGCGGACGTCGAGCCAGGCCGCCATTTCGGACGAATCCACCATCATCGGCATGATCAACACGCTCTTCGAGGAAGCCATCGAGGAATGCGCCAGCGACATCCACATCGAGCCGATGAAGGACCGCCTGCGCATCCGTCTCCGCTGCGACGGCGTCATGCAGCAGCACAAGGACTTTCCCCGGGAGATAGCCCCCCAGCTCACCAGCCGGATCAAGGTCATGGCCCAGGCCGACATTGCCGAGCGACGGCGCCACCAGGACGGGCGCATCCTGTTCGCCAGCGCCAAGCACGGCATCAACCTGGACATGCGCGTCTCCTTCTTCATCACCATCTACGGCGAGAAGATCGTCCTGCGGCTTTTGAACAACAAGGGGACCCTGCTGGACATCAGGGAGATCGGCATGGCGCCGCGCATGCTGGAGCATTTCATCTACGAGGCCCTGGAGGTCCCCACCGGCGTCATGATCATCACCGGCCCCACCGGGTCGGGCAAGACCAGCACCATGTACAGCTGCGTCAACTTCCTGAACAACATCAACACCAGCATCATTACCGCCGAAGACCCGGTGGAATACATCATCAACGGCATCACCCAGTGCTCCATCAACCCCAAGATCGGCGTCACCTTCGAGGAGACCCTGCGCCACATCGTCCGCCAGGACCCGGACGTCATCGTCCTGGGGGAGATCCGCGACCATTTTTCCGCCGAGACCGCCATCCAGGCGGCCCTGACCGGCCACAAGGTACTTACCACCTTTCACACCGAAGACAGCATCGGCGGCCTGATCCGTCTGATGAACATGGAGATCGAGGCCTTCCTCATCTCCTCCACCGTGGTCTGCGTGGTGGCGCAGCGCCTGCTCCGGCGGGTCTGTCCCGACTGCGCCGAGACCTACATCCCCACCCCCCTCGACCTGTCCCGTCTCGGCATGTCGCCCAACGACCTGGTGGGGGCGGAGTTCAGGGTCGGCCGGGGATGCACCTCCTGCCGTTTCAGCGGCTATCGCGGCAGGGTCGGCATCTTCGAACTGCTGGTGATGAACGAGATGGTCAAAAACGCCATCCTGAACAACAAGAGTTCGTACGATATCCGCAGGATCAGCATCGAGACCTCGGGCATGGTGACGCTCGTGGAGGACGGCCTCGTGAAAGGGGCGCAGGGTCTGGTCTCCATGAAGGAGATCATCACCGATCTGCCGCGCCTGGGAAAACCACGCCCACTCGGCGAACTTCGAAGGATACTGGGGGTCAGGCAATGACCACGGAACAACCGCTCGTTGAGATGATCAGAGACCGGCTGGCCGGTGACCTGCGCGGCCTGCCGGTCTTTCATTCGGTGGCGGTCAAGCTCCAGCAGATGCTTGCCAGCCGGGATTTCCGCATGGAAGAGGTCATCAGGCTGATCGGCGAGGACCAGGCCCTGGCCAGCCAGGTGCTCAAGATGGGGAACTCGTCCTTTTATACCGGCCTCTCCAAGGTGGCCACCATCAAGGACGCCGTCGTCCGCCTGGGCGCCCAGGAGATCGCCAATCTGGTCATGATGGCGTCCCAGGCCGAACAGTACACGTCCGGCCACCCGGTCCTGGACAGCTTCCTGCAGAAGCTGTGGGACCATGCGCTCTGCTGCGCCACGGGGGCCGCGTGGCTGGCCTCACGGGCGGGCTACGCCTCACTCGCGGCCGAGGCGTTCATGGGGGGCCTGCTGCACGATATCGGCAAGCTGGCCATCATCAAGGCGCTGGACGGGATCCTGCAAGCCGGCGGTACCAAGGCCAATGTCTCGGAGGTACTCATCAACGAGATCCTGGACACCATGCACGAGGATGTGGGCCACCGCCTGATGCTCGCCTGGTGCCTCCCCGAGACCTATTGCTCCATCGCCGTCAACCATCACCGTGCCGAGTATGACGGCAACGACATCCTGCTCGTCATCGTCAGGCTTGCCAACCTGGCCTGCCGCAAGGTGGGCAAGGCCCTCTCCCCCGACCCCACGGTCGCCCTTTTCGGGGCGCCCGAGGCGCAATTCCTGGGGGTCAAGGAGATCACCCTCGCCGAGTTGGAGATTGTCGTGGAGGATGCGGGAACGCAGGCGGCCGGCGTGCCGGGGTAAACGGACACGCGTGGCGCGGTTTACGGAAATTTTACCTTTTTCGCCACACTCGCTTCACATTTTGCCGTTAGATTTGGTATAATGCATAACATTTCGGGAGGTGCTCGGCAAAGGCTGAAAAAGGAGGTAGATAATGGGTAAAAAGATCCGCAATTCCATCGAAATCGTTGTGGAACAATTTCAGAATCTTCTCGAGAAATGCCTGCAAACCAAGGACGACAACGAAAGGGTCGTGCTGGTCCGACGACTCATCAACCTGGTTGGGGTCATTCAGTTCCTGGTCTCGGTGCAAAAGGCCACGCCCCACGTCTGAAACCCGTATCAACAAAAGAAACGGAAAGCCGGGGACCTGCGACAGGTCACCCGGCTTTTTTCTTGCGGAACTCCCCCATGGCGCGGGGATCAGTTTTTGAGATAGCGGGCGACGGCCCGGTTGTGTTCCTCCAGGGTACGGGAAAAATAGTGGGTGCCGTCCTGGCGGGCCACGAAATAGAGGTAGTCGCTGCGGGCCGGATGGAGGGCGGCGCGCAGCGCGTCGGCCCCCGGGTTGCCGATGGGGCCGGGGGGCAGCCCCTTGACCAGATAGGTGTTGTAGGGGGAAGGGCGGCCGATGTCGGCCTTGGTGACCTTGCCCGAAAAGGCCCGCACACCGTAGACCGCCGTGGGATCGCTCTGGAGCGGCATCCCCAGGCGCAGGCGGTTGTAAAAGACCGAGGAGATTACGGGTTTTTCCTCGCCGGAGACCGCCTCCTTTTCGATGAGCGAAGCCAGGGTCACGATCTCGTGGGACGACAGCCGGGTCTGCCCGCGGCCGGCCGCGGTCACATCGGCGTACACCTTCCGGAAGCGGCCAACCATCTGGGTGACCAACTGTTCCTCCGTACCGTTGCGCGCCAGGTTGTAGGTGGCCGGAGCGAGGTACCCCTCGGCGCTGGCGGCGTGGATGTCCAGGCGTTCCAGCAGCGCGGCGTCACGGCAGGCGGCCAGAAACGCATCCCGCTTGAAATATCCTTTCTGATCGAGCAGTTCGGCGGCCTGGTAGACGGAGTACCCCTCCGGCAGGGCAAAGCGGCGGTAATCCACGTCGCCCGTCGCCAGCTTGCGCAGGATATCCCCCGGCGTCATGGCGTCCGTAAGGCGATAGTCGCCCGCCTTGAGGCGGTGGGCCTGCCCCCGCAGACGGGTGAGAAGGATGAAGTGCCATGAGCTGCGGATAACACCGCCCTGTTTCAGCTCCCCAGCCAGCTTTCTGATGCCGCTGCCGGCCGGAAAAGAAACATCGCGGACAAGAGCGCCCTTTCCCGGCGGGATGAAGGTGCACGCCAGGTACCAGCCCAGCAGGAGCAGGAGACCGGCGCGGATGGAGAGTACGGCAATTTTTCGAGGTGTGGGGTTGAACGAAGGCATTGGCCGCATTATGGGTTTTTTCCGGCCCACAGTCAAGCCCGTGGGCGTTCCTTGACATCGGGGGCGAATGTTGCTACAAAAATTCGTACCGGGAGGGCCGGAACAATTGGTGCACCGTCGTACTGGACCGCCCCGATAGGGCGGCGAAAGGGGAGTCCATGCAACCGTTCAGGGATATCCGCGAGGTATTCGACTTTGCCATCGAAAAGGAAGAGGCATCCTACCAGTTGTACACCAAGGCCGCCGCCATGGCGTCGTCCACCGCCAGCCGCAAGATGCTGGAGGAGATGGCAGGACAGGAGTTGGGACACAAACGCCTCCTCCAGGGCCTGGACCGGGAAAAGGTCCATGAATACCGCTTCGTCAAGGTACCCGACCTGAAGATCGGCGATTACCTGGTGGACATCGAGTACCGGGACGACATGACGTTCCAGGAGATCCTGGTCTTTGCCATGAAGGCCGAGGAAAAGGCGGCCCGGCTCTACAGCGAGGCCAGCCACCTGAGCGACGTTCCCGAGATCCAGCGCATGCTGCTCATGCTGGCCAACGAGGAAAAGAAACACAAATTCAACCTGGAATCCCTGTACGACGACAAGATACTGACCGAAAATTAGCGGCCGGTTCTCCGCGCCGGGCACGAGCGATGCCGCCCCAGGGCGGCATTTTCTTTATGAGGTTATTATGACGTTTCCCGAACAGGTTCATCTCCCCTTCAATTTCGGCATCATCAAAGAGAGCTTCAAACTCTGCTATCCCGCTGTGCACGAACCGACGGAAGAAGGCTACTGGGCTATCATCCAGGGCACCAGCATGCTGGTGGTGCGGGAGAACGCCGCCCTGGCGCTGCCCCGGGGCGGCCTGCCGGAGTGGCTCCACCCGGAAAGCCGCCCGATCTTCATCGGCCACTGGCACGGCAGGCCGCT is a window of Geobacter sp. FeAm09 DNA encoding:
- the yedF gene encoding sulfurtransferase-like selenium metabolism protein YedF produces the protein MTTIDCRNLACPAPVITVKKALAEQTELRVLLDDGAPRENVTRFARNRGCQVSEERDGNGWALTITGGGEPAPKPATAAATGERVLLITSDRLGDGPEELGRLLMKNFIHTLLETSELPARMLFLNTGVFLTTEGSDLLEALEKLGGMGVEILSCGLCLDFFKLKDKLKAGGTTNMLTTAESLLSAGQAIRL
- the ffh gene encoding signal recognition particle protein: MFDSLSEKLESVFKKLRGQGVMTEENIKEALREVRLALLEADVNFKVVKDFVESVRVKAVGTEVVQSLTPGQQVIKIVHDELVAVMGGNEDNGLNLAAKPPVAIMMVGLQGAGKTTTCGKLGRHLKNLKRRPLLVPADIYRPAAIEQLTTVGRQLGLEVFPSSADRKPVDICADAMRFAELNGFDTVILDTAGRHQIDDFLMNELAEIKASVSPLEILFVADAMTGQEAVNVAGGFNERLDITGVVLTKLDGDAKGGAALSVKAVTGKPVKFVGLGEKLDALEVFHADRLVSRILGMGDVLTLVEKAQSVFDEKEAARLQQKLKKSQFDLEDFLAQLQQIKKMGSLESLMGMIPGMGKMMKQMQGAQPSENEMKRIEAIIRSMTPGERANHGIINGSRRLRIAKGSGTTVQEVNQLLKRFTEAQKVVKQLQKLGPKGLLKGMGGLGRGMLPFG
- the rpsP gene encoding 30S ribosomal protein S16; protein product: MAIKIRLARAGAKKRPFYQVVVADERCRRDGRFIENVGTYDPTKNPAAVKLNAEKAQAWLEKGAQPTDTVRQLLKNAGILDKAAAPTA
- a CDS encoding KH domain-containing protein produces the protein MKALVETIAKALVDDPTQVKAAEETEEDTLVIKLTVAKEDMGRIIGKEGRTAKAIRTILNAVSTKDNKKAILKIVE
- the rimM gene encoding ribosome maturation factor RimM (Essential for efficient processing of 16S rRNA); the encoded protein is MGDPDELITVGKISGTHGIKGHLKVYSYSGNLESLGAARIITLRSPDGATLREFGIKGVKPHSAGFILGLKDFDSIDQALPLVGSELCLRRSQLPEPEDDEYYWCDLLGLRVVTDTGVELGTLADIFETGSNDVYVVRKDKQEYLIPAVASVVRSVDLAGGTMVITPLDGLLDL
- the trmD gene encoding tRNA (guanosine(37)-N1)-methyltransferase TrmD — translated: MIFDILTLFPGMFAGPFDESIIRRGKDKQLIEIGLHNIRDWAVDRHQTADDAPYGGGAGMVMKVEPLAACIETVKARRPTSTVVMTSPQGRRLTHQVAAELAGRDGLIIICGRYEGIDERIRQLYVEDDISLGDYVLSGGEIAAMAIVDAVTRLVPGVLGSDESAETDSFCDGLLEYPQYTRPPAFGGISVPEVLLSGNHELIRKWRRRESLRKTRSLRPDLLEGIALNKEDRALLAEIQREEGACGC
- a CDS encoding RNA methyltransferase; amino-acid sequence: MAADRHNLAIALLHHPVYNKRREVVTTALTNLDLHDIARSSRTFGLERFYIVTPSAEQRNLAERITGHWQEGWGADYNPDRREALGIVRICTDLEAAIRDLQAGFAKPVKTIITGAARRPDSITFPAFRRMLNEADQPHLLLLGTGWGLTDECFIAADHVLEPIAGTGAYNHLSVRSAAAIMLDRLRGTQQEAL
- the rplS gene encoding 50S ribosomal protein L19, which translates into the protein MNTIDILEFEQMKKNIPPFKVGDTVKVQVAIVEGDKRRLQAYQGVVIARQNGGIRESFTVRKISNGIGVERVFPLHSPSIEAIEIVTRGHVRRAKLYYLRKLRGKAARIREKKYIAEA
- a CDS encoding ribonuclease HII gives rise to the protein MALEQHACSRGFALVAGVDEAGRGPLAGPVVAAAVILPEGLRIPGVDDSKKLSPETRERLFDVIQSQALAIGVGMGSPELIDRINILQATRHAMLEAVSALSPLPDFILIDGITPIDSVIPQQTVKKGDSLSLSIAAASIIAKVTRDRLMRELDAVHPGYGFAGHKGYGSAAHLAAIRRLGPSPVHRLSFGGVKEHVPCPSS
- a CDS encoding metallophosphoesterase — its product is MSLFLITFLSLYGGMHAYAFVRLRGAFLPSHPLTLALAAWMVLMTVAPLLVRLAESAGLERGALFLAWPGYTWMGVIFIFVATLLACDALRLFAWLSHRLWGTATPGFLSATATCAAALAVAFLASAYAFYDARRIRTDQVTVTTAKLPPSAGRIRIVQISDVHIGLLFRESRLNGILAAVRAARPDVLVSTGDLVDGRLSREDVMSHQNRLAAILASVATPGGKYAVTGNHEFYAGLDQALAFTRTAGFTVLRNQAAPLPNGITVAGIDDPASRRVGGSAPPLSEQALLQSVPRDRFCLLLKHRPDVPAASDGLFDLQLSGHVHKGQIFPFNLLVRLQYPIPCGTTATAKKSLIHVSRGSGTWGPPLRLLAPPEVTVIDIVPQGAQSPP
- a CDS encoding GspE/PulE family protein — its product is MTQANTISPATVPPMESTGLISALLLKDGVIDERQLSYATRVRSKLSTPRTMMDTLLDLGYVTQEQLQKTLRSNQMNIRLGDLLVELGYLRQADLQQALGIQKEYLGKKRLGEILVERGFIEERRLLETLAYQLGYPLIELSFVTLDRSLLATIPLNVCREHKFVPVRREGDDIVLAFSDPLDQKAQDAARKILGQGLKIAIAPRESILENLAALERTSSQAAISDESTIIGMINTLFEEAIEECASDIHIEPMKDRLRIRLRCDGVMQQHKDFPREIAPQLTSRIKVMAQADIAERRRHQDGRILFASAKHGINLDMRVSFFITIYGEKIVLRLLNNKGTLLDIREIGMAPRMLEHFIYEALEVPTGVMIITGPTGSGKTSTMYSCVNFLNNINTSIITAEDPVEYIINGITQCSINPKIGVTFEETLRHIVRQDPDVIVLGEIRDHFSAETAIQAALTGHKVLTTFHTEDSIGGLIRLMNMEIEAFLISSTVVCVVAQRLLRRVCPDCAETYIPTPLDLSRLGMSPNDLVGAEFRVGRGCTSCRFSGYRGRVGIFELLVMNEMVKNAILNNKSSYDIRRISIETSGMVTLVEDGLVKGAQGLVSMKEIITDLPRLGKPRPLGELRRILGVRQ
- a CDS encoding HDOD domain-containing protein; translated protein: MIRDRLAGDLRGLPVFHSVAVKLQQMLASRDFRMEEVIRLIGEDQALASQVLKMGNSSFYTGLSKVATIKDAVVRLGAQEIANLVMMASQAEQYTSGHPVLDSFLQKLWDHALCCATGAAWLASRAGYASLAAEAFMGGLLHDIGKLAIIKALDGILQAGGTKANVSEVLINEILDTMHEDVGHRLMLAWCLPETYCSIAVNHHRAEYDGNDILLVIVRLANLACRKVGKALSPDPTVALFGAPEAQFLGVKEITLAELEIVVEDAGTQAAGVPG